Proteins from one Thermococcus sp. M36 genomic window:
- a CDS encoding peroxiredoxin, whose amino-acid sequence MVKVGEIVPDFEADAYFPEKDDIGKLKFSDYRGKWVVLAFYPADFTFVCPTELEELADYYEEFKKEGAEIISVSTDTAYVHKAWHDASPGIKKIKYPMLADPAGKVCRLFGTYIEDEGISWRATFIIDPDGKVVHMEMHDLSIGRSAKEILRRLRASKYVREHPGQVCPASWEPGKDALEVSLDLVGKL is encoded by the coding sequence ATGGTGAAGGTTGGAGAAATCGTTCCCGACTTTGAGGCCGATGCCTACTTCCCGGAAAAGGACGACATCGGAAAGCTGAAGTTCTCGGACTACAGGGGCAAGTGGGTCGTTCTTGCTTTCTATCCTGCTGATTTTACCTTCGTCTGCCCGACGGAGCTTGAGGAGCTCGCCGACTACTACGAGGAGTTCAAAAAGGAGGGCGCCGAGATAATAAGCGTTTCAACCGACACCGCTTATGTCCACAAGGCTTGGCACGACGCCTCGCCCGGCATAAAGAAGATAAAGTATCCGATGCTCGCCGACCCGGCCGGAAAAGTCTGCAGGCTCTTCGGCACCTACATCGAGGACGAGGGCATCTCCTGGAGGGCTACCTTCATAATAGATCCCGATGGAAAGGTTGTCCACATGGAGATGCACGACCTCAGCATCGGCAGGAGCGCGAAGGAGATCCTGAGAAGGCTGAGGGCCTCAAAGTACGTCCGCGAGCACCCTGGTCAGGTCTGTCCGGCAAGCTGGGAGCCTGGCAAGGATGCCCTTGAGGTCAGCCTCGACCTGGTCGGGAAGCTCTGA